One genomic region from Spirosoma sp. KCTC 42546 encodes:
- a CDS encoding O-methyltransferase, with the protein MTQGNENVWPAPYKAILKATQEAGFSMASDPLTCALLSTLAASKPSGKFLELGTGTGLATAWILAGMDQQSTLLSVDNDSACLDIARHYLSEDARLQLIDADGGEWLKAAGDQAFDYIFADTWPGKYLLLDETLALLKPGGFYLIDDMLPQPNWPVGHEQKATDLLAHLEARNDLRISQLNWATGIVVAVKL; encoded by the coding sequence ATGACTCAAGGAAACGAAAATGTATGGCCAGCTCCATATAAAGCCATTTTAAAAGCAACGCAGGAAGCGGGATTTTCCATGGCATCTGACCCACTCACCTGCGCCTTACTCAGCACGCTCGCAGCTAGCAAACCCTCCGGAAAGTTCCTGGAATTAGGTACGGGCACAGGGTTGGCAACCGCCTGGATTCTGGCTGGAATGGATCAACAATCAACCTTACTCTCAGTTGATAATGATTCAGCTTGTCTGGACATTGCCCGACATTATCTGAGCGAAGACGCCCGTCTACAGCTTATTGATGCAGATGGAGGAGAATGGCTTAAAGCTGCTGGTGATCAGGCATTTGATTATATTTTTGCCGACACCTGGCCAGGTAAATACCTGCTTTTAGACGAAACACTGGCCTTGTTAAAACCAGGTGGCTTCTACCTGATTGACGACATGCTCCCTCAGCCAAACTGGCCCGTCGGCCATGAGCAGAAAGCAACTGATTTGTTGGCGCATCTGGAAGCGAGAAACGATCTGCGAATCAGCCAGTTAAACTGGGCAACGGGTATAGTTGTCGCCGTCAAATTGTAA
- a CDS encoding purine nucleoside permease translates to MKLLSFLLLASLYTYGQPTTPIPVKVVVVTMFEIGADTGDRPGEFQYWVERVPLSQTIPFPQGYRNLRYNAEKQVLGICTGMGTARSTASIMALGMDPRFDLSHAYWLVAGIAGIDPEDGSAGSAVWAEWLVDGDLAHEIDPREIPKEWPTGYLPLRRAKPYEEPAQDNDFMVSIHLNPDLAKWAYGLTKDVKLADSETLQKMRARYQGFPEAQKPPRVMMGDHIAAMTFWHGKYLNEWANKWVSYWTGGKGNFVTSAMEDTGTGQSLQWLTNAGKADINRYLVLRTASNYTMQPPGVTAADNLTNGGKEVGERYTAYVPALEAAYQTGIVVVDKLIANWTIYKDKAPGK, encoded by the coding sequence ATGAAACTCCTCTCTTTCCTGCTACTTGCCAGCCTGTATACCTACGGCCAGCCAACAACACCCATACCCGTAAAGGTGGTGGTCGTAACCATGTTCGAAATTGGCGCTGATACGGGCGACCGACCCGGCGAATTTCAATATTGGGTTGAACGAGTCCCGCTGTCGCAAACGATTCCCTTTCCACAGGGCTACCGGAATCTTCGGTACAATGCTGAAAAACAGGTGCTGGGTATTTGCACAGGCATGGGAACCGCCCGCTCTACCGCTTCGATCATGGCCCTGGGTATGGACCCTCGCTTCGATCTGTCCCACGCCTACTGGCTGGTGGCAGGCATTGCCGGAATCGACCCCGAAGATGGCAGTGCTGGTTCGGCCGTTTGGGCTGAATGGCTCGTAGATGGTGACCTCGCTCACGAAATCGACCCACGCGAAATTCCAAAGGAGTGGCCTACGGGTTATCTGCCTTTACGCCGGGCCAAGCCCTATGAAGAGCCCGCTCAGGACAACGACTTTATGGTTTCGATCCACCTAAATCCTGACCTGGCCAAGTGGGCATATGGCCTAACCAAAGACGTCAAACTGGCCGATAGTGAAACACTTCAGAAAATGCGGGCTCGCTATCAGGGATTTCCTGAAGCCCAAAAACCACCCCGAGTCATGATGGGCGACCACATTGCCGCCATGACCTTCTGGCACGGCAAATACCTGAACGAGTGGGCTAACAAATGGGTCAGCTACTGGACAGGCGGGAAGGGGAATTTTGTAACATCGGCAATGGAAGATACGGGTACCGGGCAATCCTTACAATGGCTCACGAATGCGGGTAAGGCAGATATTAACCGGTATCTGGTGTTACGAACGGCTAGCAACTACACCATGCAACCACCGGGCGTTACGGCTGCCGATAATCTGACTAATGGCGGCAAAGAAGTCGGCGAACGCTATACCGCTTACGTGCCTGCTCTGGAAGCCGCCTACCAAACGGGTATTGTAGTAGTAGACAAGTTGATTGCCAACTGGACCATTTATAAAGACAAGGCTCCAGGGAAATGA
- the bla gene encoding subclass B1 metallo-beta-lactamase — translation MRTLVTFLSLLFLASVAQAQQIQRPKLTVTPLNDRVYVHTTYGIYRNTAVPSNGLIINTKNGVVLVDTGWDTDTNTDNTRDLLQWVATNLHQPVRLCIVTHAHEDRVGGISELRKAGIRAISTPLTAQKSVNLGYESPDGILPNDTTFTIGQEPIRCYFPGQGHTIDNIVVWLPNQRILHGGCLIKSVAAFGMGNLADANLNAWAGSVQHVIKQFGTAKIVVPGHDEWGDTKALEHTLALLKKHAEGKK, via the coding sequence ATGCGCACTTTAGTCACCTTTTTGTCATTGCTATTTCTTGCGAGCGTTGCACAGGCTCAGCAAATTCAAAGGCCTAAGCTGACGGTTACACCGCTCAATGATCGAGTGTACGTTCATACAACTTACGGCATTTACCGCAACACAGCTGTCCCTTCTAATGGATTGATTATTAATACCAAAAACGGAGTTGTGCTGGTTGATACCGGTTGGGATACCGACACAAACACCGACAATACACGGGATTTGCTTCAATGGGTTGCTACTAACCTGCACCAGCCCGTTCGGTTATGCATTGTCACTCATGCACACGAAGACCGCGTTGGGGGCATTAGTGAACTCCGTAAAGCGGGTATCCGGGCAATTAGTACGCCATTGACTGCCCAGAAATCCGTTAACCTCGGCTACGAATCGCCAGACGGTATTTTGCCCAATGATACAACCTTCACCATTGGTCAGGAGCCGATTCGCTGTTACTTCCCGGGCCAGGGGCATACCATCGACAACATTGTTGTCTGGTTGCCCAATCAGAGGATTTTGCACGGAGGTTGTCTGATAAAAAGTGTAGCGGCCTTCGGGATGGGGAACCTCGCCGATGCAAACCTGAATGCGTGGGCAGGCTCCGTTCAACATGTGATCAAGCAATTTGGGACTGCTAAAATTGTAGTACCCGGCCACGATGAATGGGGCGACACCAAGGCGCTGGAGCACACATTGGCATTGCTAAAAAAGCATGCAGAAGGCAAAAAGTGA
- a CDS encoding AsmA family protein: MKFTSKSVTTGLNWLGLGIGGIVLVCGLFISLLPYLFPDLIGEKLKEWTDSHLSGKLTFSKATPSIFAHFPNLTLTLHDVNLKGSAPFEQDTLVAAREISLGVDLASLFEKRIKIDKIFLADGRINVQVDKQGHANYNVYAAPADSSATPTDTNSTALTIEKIQIERTNIIYNDLSIPMLIRAKGVLYEGKGDLSKSVFDLYTHTHIDSVDLYYDNQPYALGKQVNADLITQVNTTSLAFVFTKNDLKINKLPVQFKGKFAFLRDGYTMDFKAASVETDLHNIITALPPDLVRWAAKTDINGFGAFGVSLSGEYSVVNHTKPTLTINATLRDGSVAYEKAPDPVKNLRLDLAVKLPNLNPEELELAMDSLYFTINKDFFGSRLHVNGLSKPTIHAIVHTDIDLEKWDKAFGIPLIDVKGRYRLDMQADGDYIVAQKRISSSKTEQTITSIPQFTVTSSLENGYIKYDSLPQPVRDIRFNLDASCPDQDYRHAQVALKNLHLKALQNVVSGFVQLKNAKDLFITGRLDGLLHLDELNSFYPLNDSLKLAGKLTIEAETEGQYVPEKRQFPITKAIVQLTNGTVQTKYYPRPIERIHVNANILNTSLSLNTLKVGLSPISFWFEGEPFKVQADLKNFDNLTYAITSQGTVDVGKLYQVVAQQGYNVKGLIKTDFSLRGNQDDATAGRYDKLFNKGTVQVKDLLLSSDLFPLPFLIKTGLFRFDQDKVWFDRFKATYGSSSVAMNGYLTNLVDYLTKPLSPLRGRFTLTSNAINVDEFMAFASNSTASSAKSTQPSGVVIVPSNLAIDVKATAKGVSYNGLKLQNAQGQMRIDSGRITLRQTGFTVIGTPVTMDATYQSLSPKRAAFDYHINAVDFDIKRAYREIALFRALATSAAKAEGLVSLDYQLKGNLNADMQPIMPSLVGGGVLSVRKVKMNGFRLFGAVSKKTGHDISNPDISEVAIKTTIARNTMTLARTKLRVAGFRPRLEGKVGLDGRLNLNFRLGLPPLGILGIPMTITGTQTNPKVKLGKNKEDKDETEQ; the protein is encoded by the coding sequence ATGAAATTTACTTCGAAATCTGTAACTACAGGGCTCAACTGGTTGGGCCTTGGCATAGGCGGTATCGTTCTAGTATGCGGCCTGTTTATCAGCCTGCTGCCTTATTTATTCCCTGATCTTATTGGCGAAAAACTCAAGGAGTGGACGGACAGTCACCTCAGCGGGAAGCTGACGTTTTCCAAGGCAACACCCTCCATTTTTGCTCATTTTCCGAATCTGACGCTGACCCTTCATGATGTTAATTTAAAAGGGTCAGCACCGTTTGAACAGGACACGCTGGTAGCCGCCCGGGAAATCAGTCTCGGCGTCGATCTGGCCAGTTTGTTTGAAAAACGGATTAAAATCGACAAGATATTTCTGGCCGATGGGCGTATCAATGTTCAGGTTGACAAACAGGGGCACGCCAATTATAACGTATATGCAGCCCCGGCAGATTCATCGGCTACGCCAACCGACACGAATAGCACCGCGTTGACAATTGAGAAAATTCAAATCGAACGGACCAATATCATCTATAATGACCTGTCGATTCCGATGCTTATCCGGGCCAAGGGTGTACTCTACGAAGGCAAGGGCGATTTGAGTAAGTCCGTCTTCGACCTCTACACGCACACCCACATCGACTCGGTTGATCTGTATTACGATAATCAACCCTACGCCCTTGGGAAACAGGTGAATGCGGATCTGATTACGCAGGTGAATACGACTTCACTGGCGTTTGTATTCACCAAAAACGACCTGAAAATCAATAAGCTACCGGTTCAGTTTAAGGGTAAATTCGCGTTTCTGCGCGACGGCTATACGATGGATTTCAAGGCGGCATCGGTAGAAACCGACCTGCATAATATCATTACCGCCCTACCTCCCGATCTGGTACGTTGGGCGGCTAAAACCGACATCAACGGGTTCGGCGCTTTTGGGGTATCGCTGTCGGGAGAGTATAGCGTCGTTAACCATACCAAGCCTACGCTGACCATCAATGCTACGTTGCGGGATGGCTCTGTTGCCTATGAAAAAGCACCCGATCCCGTCAAGAATCTACGGCTCGATTTAGCGGTCAAACTGCCCAACCTGAATCCCGAAGAACTGGAACTGGCCATGGATTCACTCTATTTTACGATCAATAAAGACTTTTTTGGTTCCCGTTTACATGTAAACGGATTGAGCAAGCCAACTATTCATGCGATTGTGCATACTGATATTGATCTGGAGAAATGGGATAAAGCGTTTGGCATTCCATTGATCGATGTTAAAGGCCGATATCGGCTGGATATGCAGGCAGATGGTGATTATATCGTTGCCCAAAAGCGGATCAGTTCGAGCAAAACGGAGCAGACCATTACGAGTATCCCACAGTTTACCGTCACGTCCTCACTGGAGAATGGCTACATCAAATATGATTCATTACCGCAGCCCGTTCGTGATATACGGTTTAATCTGGATGCTTCCTGCCCTGATCAGGATTATCGGCATGCGCAGGTGGCATTGAAAAATCTCCACCTGAAGGCGTTACAAAATGTAGTGAGTGGGTTTGTTCAACTTAAGAATGCCAAGGATTTGTTCATTACGGGCCGACTCGATGGCCTTCTTCATTTAGACGAACTAAACTCGTTTTACCCGCTCAATGACAGTCTGAAACTAGCTGGCAAACTGACGATTGAAGCCGAGACAGAAGGCCAGTACGTTCCCGAAAAACGACAGTTCCCAATCACTAAAGCAATTGTTCAATTAACCAATGGCACTGTTCAAACGAAGTACTATCCACGTCCTATTGAGCGCATTCATGTCAACGCCAATATTCTAAACACATCATTGTCACTGAATACCCTCAAGGTTGGCCTCAGTCCAATTTCATTCTGGTTTGAGGGAGAGCCCTTCAAGGTGCAGGCTGATCTTAAAAATTTCGACAATCTAACCTATGCCATTACCTCACAAGGCACTGTTGATGTGGGTAAGCTCTATCAGGTTGTGGCGCAACAGGGATACAATGTGAAGGGTCTTATCAAAACGGACTTTTCTTTGCGTGGTAACCAGGACGATGCTACGGCTGGCCGGTATGATAAACTGTTTAATAAGGGAACTGTACAGGTAAAGGACCTGCTGCTTTCGTCGGATTTATTTCCGTTGCCCTTCCTGATTAAAACGGGCCTGTTCCGTTTCGATCAGGATAAAGTGTGGTTCGACCGGTTTAAAGCTACCTATGGCTCATCGTCGGTGGCTATGAACGGCTACTTAACCAACCTGGTCGATTATTTAACCAAACCTCTGTCGCCCCTGCGAGGGAGGTTTACACTAACCAGCAACGCGATAAACGTCGATGAATTTATGGCCTTTGCCAGCAACTCCACAGCCTCATCGGCCAAATCGACTCAACCGTCAGGCGTGGTGATCGTGCCCTCGAATTTAGCCATCGACGTAAAGGCAACGGCCAAAGGGGTGAGTTATAACGGGCTGAAACTTCAGAATGCACAGGGACAGATGCGGATTGATAGTGGCCGAATTACACTCCGGCAAACGGGCTTTACCGTAATTGGTACGCCCGTTACGATGGATGCTACCTATCAGAGCTTATCCCCCAAGCGGGCCGCTTTTGACTACCACATCAACGCCGTTGATTTCGATATTAAACGCGCTTATCGCGAAATTGCCTTGTTCCGGGCCTTAGCGACGTCTGCCGCGAAAGCCGAGGGACTGGTGTCATTGGATTACCAACTGAAAGGAAACCTGAATGCGGATATGCAGCCAATTATGCCGTCGCTGGTGGGTGGTGGGGTGTTGTCGGTTCGGAAGGTGAAAATGAACGGGTTTCGCTTGTTTGGCGCGGTGAGCAAGAAAACCGGTCACGACATCAGCAATCCCGATATATCGGAAGTAGCCATTAAAACCACGATTGCCCGCAACACCATGACTCTTGCCCGTACCAAACTACGCGTGGCCGGATTCCGTCCCCGACTGGAAGGCAAGGTAGGCTTGGATGGACGCTTAAACCTGAACTTCCGGCTGGGGCTCCCACCCCTGGGCATTCTGGGTATTCCTATGACCATTACAGGTACGCAAACCAATCCGAAGGTTAAACTTGGGAAGAACAAAGAAGACAAGGACGAGACAGAGCAGTAG
- a CDS encoding RNA 2'-phosphotransferase — translation MISEKENTRISKLLSLVLRHRPTLLGIELDTNGWTDVETLLSKAQIDRPTLDHVVDTNNKKRFSFNDDKTRIRANQGHSVEVELGYKAELPPKLLYHGTGSTSVTSILRMGLEKRKRHHVHLSSDSETAYKVGQRHGVPVVLEIDAEQMSKDNIEFYLSANGVWLTEQVPPKYIKRP, via the coding sequence ATGATAAGCGAAAAAGAAAATACCCGAATCAGTAAACTATTAAGCTTAGTGCTCAGGCACCGCCCCACCTTACTTGGAATCGAATTGGATACCAATGGCTGGACAGATGTTGAGACACTCCTGAGCAAAGCACAGATTGACAGACCTACCTTAGATCATGTTGTAGACACGAATAATAAGAAGCGATTTTCCTTTAATGATGATAAAACCAGAATTCGAGCCAATCAAGGTCATTCTGTTGAAGTAGAACTGGGCTACAAGGCCGAATTGCCGCCCAAATTACTATATCATGGAACCGGTAGCACTTCTGTTACCTCCATTCTTCGAATGGGGTTGGAGAAGCGAAAAAGACACCACGTTCATTTGAGCAGCGATAGTGAAACAGCCTATAAAGTTGGCCAAAGACATGGGGTACCTGTTGTTTTAGAAATCGACGCAGAACAGATGAGTAAGGACAATATAGAATTCTACCTATCGGCCAATGGGGTTTGGCTAACCGAACAGGTACCCCCAAAGTACATCAAACGCCCTTGA
- a CDS encoding CocE/NonD family hydrolase, with protein MKTFFALLLLIPAIAVAQTTAPANSYPFTPVQDSAYVRENYQKFEFMVPMRDGTKLFTQVYAPKDQTVKHPIIMQRTPYSCQPYGTDRFRRRVGPNPFMLRDNYIVVYQDVRGRWASEGTFVEMTPHVDVKKGSADHDEATDTYDTIDWLLKNIPANNGNVGQWGISYPGFFTSAGSVSGHPALKASSPQAPMADLWRDDAFHNGAFMLAANFSFYPFFLEHKQPTKQNPPALFEIDDPDGYHFYLNMGPTANSESQFFKGRNKYFYENFQHPDYDEHWKKRNILPHLKGIKHAVMVVGGWYDEQDLYGTFNTYKAIEKQNPGIQNVFVVGPWIHGGWAGPSGQTLADQDFGSKTSPYYQETIEAKFFKHYLFNETTPSPLPEATLFETGTNRWRTFDTYPPKETVQKQLYLGGNGKLSFSAPTSGAAFSEFPSDPAHPVPFSSKINDGFSADYMVEDQRFASSRPDVLTFQTDALIEDLTLAGPIMAQLTVSTTGTDADWVVKVIDVYPPDAPQNPQKKDVVYGDYQQLIRSDIIRGRYRNNISKPEAFKPNQPTQVPLELQDVLHTFKKGHRLMVQIQSSCFPWADRNPQTFVPTFSAKESDYQKATHRVYHGKSGASFLKVGVLSK; from the coding sequence TTGAAAACATTCTTTGCCCTTCTGCTGCTGATTCCCGCCATTGCCGTTGCTCAGACAACGGCACCGGCCAATTCATACCCGTTTACGCCCGTTCAGGACTCGGCGTACGTGCGCGAGAACTACCAGAAATTTGAATTTATGGTGCCCATGCGCGATGGCACGAAACTGTTCACGCAGGTGTATGCGCCAAAAGACCAGACGGTAAAGCATCCGATCATTATGCAGCGGACGCCCTACAGTTGCCAGCCGTACGGAACCGACCGCTTTCGTCGGCGGGTTGGGCCAAATCCGTTTATGCTTCGCGACAACTACATTGTTGTTTATCAGGACGTTCGGGGCCGGTGGGCCTCAGAGGGTACGTTTGTTGAAATGACGCCCCATGTTGATGTCAAGAAAGGAAGTGCCGACCATGATGAAGCGACTGATACCTACGATACCATCGACTGGCTTCTGAAAAATATACCCGCCAACAACGGAAATGTAGGACAATGGGGCATTAGCTATCCGGGGTTCTTCACCTCTGCGGGCTCAGTTTCAGGGCATCCAGCCTTAAAAGCGTCGTCGCCACAAGCGCCCATGGCAGATCTCTGGCGCGACGATGCCTTTCATAATGGCGCGTTCATGTTAGCCGCCAACTTCAGCTTTTACCCTTTTTTTCTGGAGCATAAACAGCCAACGAAGCAAAATCCGCCTGCTTTGTTTGAGATCGACGATCCCGACGGTTATCATTTTTACCTGAATATGGGGCCAACCGCTAACTCCGAAAGTCAGTTTTTTAAAGGGCGTAATAAATATTTCTATGAGAATTTCCAGCATCCCGATTACGACGAGCACTGGAAAAAGCGCAACATTCTCCCGCACCTCAAAGGCATTAAACATGCCGTAATGGTAGTCGGTGGCTGGTATGATGAGCAGGATTTGTATGGAACCTTCAACACCTACAAAGCCATCGAAAAGCAGAATCCGGGTATCCAAAACGTATTTGTGGTAGGTCCCTGGATACACGGCGGCTGGGCGGGTCCATCCGGTCAAACCCTGGCCGATCAGGATTTCGGCTCCAAAACATCGCCCTATTATCAGGAGACGATCGAAGCTAAATTTTTCAAGCATTACCTTTTTAACGAAACAACGCCTTCTCCTCTACCCGAAGCTACGCTGTTCGAAACCGGCACCAACCGCTGGCGCACGTTCGATACCTATCCGCCCAAAGAAACGGTACAAAAACAGTTGTACTTGGGGGGTAATGGTAAACTGAGTTTCTCTGCCCCAACATCGGGAGCGGCTTTCTCTGAATTCCCGTCCGATCCGGCACACCCGGTACCGTTTTCCAGCAAGATCAATGATGGTTTTTCGGCCGATTATATGGTCGAAGATCAACGGTTTGCCTCCTCCCGGCCCGATGTATTGACTTTCCAAACCGACGCCCTGATCGAAGACCTGACTCTGGCGGGCCCGATTATGGCCCAGCTTACCGTCTCGACCACCGGCACCGATGCCGATTGGGTGGTGAAGGTGATCGACGTGTACCCGCCCGATGCGCCACAGAATCCTCAAAAGAAAGACGTTGTCTATGGCGATTATCAGCAATTGATTCGCAGCGACATTATCCGGGGACGCTACCGAAACAATATCAGCAAGCCTGAAGCCTTCAAGCCCAATCAACCCACGCAGGTTCCGCTGGAGTTGCAGGATGTGTTGCATACATTCAAAAAAGGCCATCGGCTGATGGTGCAGATTCAAAGCTCATGTTTCCCCTGGGCCGACCGAAATCCACAAACCTTCGTACCGACTTTCTCCGCTAAAGAATCTGATTATCAGAAAGCAACGCACCGGGTGTACCATGGCAAATCCGGCGCAAGCTTCCTGAAAGTTGGCGTGTTGAGTAAGTAG
- a CDS encoding nucleoside hydrolase, translated as MPKLVLMDHDGAIDDLLSQLLVLTMPDTKLIGVTVTPADCYIEPALESTYKLLQIMGQEQVALGRGDYYGINAFPSEWRARPEIINALPLLINLPKSPDPYAYPSAPELLINKLSSATQKVTILMTGPCSNLVLALEKAPELKAKIEEIVWMAGAFRTTGNVQTFQHDGSAEWNVFWDPISSQKLVSYELPLTLIPLDVTNHVPVTKKFLSTLATQIDYTLSNLTGQLWALTLDTIPSYHYTYFMWDILATSYLAMPEQFTTETVKANVSTRPPNAGQTYLDESGYELKIATDVNVAYFYEYILTQFKR; from the coding sequence ATGCCTAAACTCGTTCTGATGGATCATGACGGTGCAATTGACGACTTACTGTCTCAGTTGCTGGTACTCACCATGCCCGACACTAAATTGATCGGCGTTACGGTCACGCCCGCCGATTGTTACATTGAACCCGCCCTTGAATCGACTTATAAACTCCTCCAGATAATGGGGCAGGAACAGGTGGCGTTAGGGCGTGGTGATTACTATGGCATCAATGCGTTTCCGAGCGAATGGCGGGCACGCCCCGAAATCATCAATGCTTTACCCCTGCTGATTAACCTGCCGAAATCACCCGACCCGTATGCTTACCCGAGTGCGCCTGAGTTACTCATCAACAAACTATCATCGGCTACTCAAAAAGTAACGATTCTGATGACCGGCCCCTGCTCCAATCTGGTACTGGCTCTCGAAAAGGCGCCCGAATTAAAAGCAAAAATCGAAGAGATTGTCTGGATGGCGGGCGCCTTTCGAACCACCGGAAACGTGCAGACGTTTCAACACGATGGTAGTGCCGAATGGAATGTGTTCTGGGACCCGATCAGCTCACAGAAACTGGTTTCCTATGAACTGCCCTTAACCTTGATTCCCCTGGACGTGACGAATCATGTGCCTGTCACGAAGAAGTTCCTGTCTACGCTGGCCACGCAGATCGATTATACGCTATCCAACCTGACGGGTCAACTCTGGGCACTTACGCTCGATACGATTCCGAGTTACCACTACACCTATTTCATGTGGGACATTCTGGCAACCAGCTACTTAGCCATGCCCGAGCAATTCACCACCGAAACGGTGAAAGCAAACGTAAGTACCCGACCCCCTAACGCCGGACAAACGTATCTGGATGAAAGCGGCTACGAACTAAAAATCGCGACGGACGTGAATGTGGCGTATTTTTACGAATATATTCTGACGCAGTTTAAGCGATAA
- a CDS encoding AraC family transcriptional regulator, translating to MSEKDNVLFVSATGRKPVSCASITAQKPSFVYHEELGRFHSDWHQHPWSEFIYAENGFVHLHVAGKKMVLPSWYGAWIPPDTLHEIWSDSPALHMRAICFSTDETSIRHELAVFPVSPLLKEMMRYTEKWNRVDQADFRETTFLSALQNLLPEEMTKSIQVCLPSTSHVKLGQLLDYIQQHLHEKISIERLAHQFGFSVRTLSRLFTQELGVSFSSYCKLARIMKALELMETENNNVSEIASAVGYESLATFSNNFLEICGNRPIYFINQKRGQR from the coding sequence ATGTCAGAAAAGGACAATGTTTTGTTTGTATCGGCCACGGGGCGAAAACCCGTAAGCTGTGCTTCGATCACAGCCCAGAAACCGTCTTTTGTGTATCACGAGGAGTTAGGTCGGTTTCATTCCGATTGGCATCAGCACCCCTGGAGCGAGTTTATCTACGCCGAAAATGGGTTTGTTCACCTTCATGTGGCGGGTAAAAAGATGGTATTGCCCAGTTGGTACGGTGCCTGGATTCCTCCTGATACGCTTCATGAAATCTGGTCTGACAGCCCTGCTCTGCATATGCGGGCAATCTGTTTTTCAACAGATGAAACGAGCATACGTCATGAGTTGGCCGTATTTCCGGTTTCGCCTTTGCTGAAGGAGATGATGCGGTATACGGAGAAATGGAATCGGGTAGATCAGGCTGATTTCCGGGAGACAACGTTTCTGAGCGCTTTACAAAATCTCCTGCCAGAAGAGATGACGAAATCCATACAGGTTTGCCTCCCTTCTACGAGTCATGTGAAACTGGGCCAGTTGCTGGACTATATACAACAGCACCTACACGAAAAAATCAGTATCGAACGTCTGGCTCACCAGTTCGGATTCTCGGTTCGCACATTGAGCCGTTTGTTTACGCAAGAGTTAGGGGTTTCCTTTTCCAGCTACTGCAAACTGGCCCGGATCATGAAGGCTCTGGAATTGATGGAAACTGAAAATAACAACGTTTCGGAAATAGCCAGCGCAGTTGGCTACGAAAGCCTGGCAACGTTCAGCAACAACTTTCTTGAAATCTGCGGGAATCGACCGATTTACTTTATTAATCAAAAAAGAGGCCAACGGTGA